TGGATTGCCGCCTGTATGATCGCATTCTGTTCTGCATGGACTGCCCTGCATTTTTCATGCCTGGTTCCGGATTCAATATTCTGTTGCTGCCTTATGCATCCAATTTCAAGGCAGTGCTCCATATTGCTTGGAGCACCATTATAACCCGTGGACAGTATCCTCTTATCCCTTGCAACCACAGCACCTACTTTGTTTCTAAGACAGGTTGACCTTTTTGCAACAACTGAAGCTATTTCAAGAAAATACTCATCTATTCCTGGTCTTTCAGCCATCAGCTCAAATAAAAACAAAGTAATATAAATAAATATTTATCACAATGGATTGTGGTACATGTCATCCTAATTCACATCATGATCCTTATATGCGCACCAAAATCCTGCAACACTTCATATATACCCAGATAATGGAAATACTTTTATATAATTCAGGATAGATGAGTACCATCTTCTAACCATATTAGATTTAAATTATATATTACATCATAAAGTTAATATAAACACTGTTGTGATGTTAACACTATCCGGAGCAGATTAAAAAGATGGAATTCAGCCTGTATAAGTATCTGGACTCTTTTGTAAAGAGTAAGAGCAATAAAGAGATCATTGCCATACCATTGGCAGTATTTGTTATCGCAATCATCATCCTGTCCTTTACGTTTGCAACTACAGGTGCGCCTGTAGAACTTGGAATGGAATTCCAGGGCGGAACTCAGATAACCATTGAAACCGATGAAACATCACAGGCTCTTGAAGAAAGATATTCAGAATACCCTATAAACAGTGTACGTATAACAGGCGACAGGGCCATTCTGCAGTTTGGTCCAATGGATAGAGAAACCTATGAAAGTCTTGAGGGAGAGATAAGGCAAGCATATACTTCAATTGATATCAAGCTGATCGGAGCAGTGTATGGCCAGGACCTTCAGATACAGGCCCTTCAGGCCCTGATAATCTCCTTTATAGGAATGGCGATCATTGTCTTTTTAATATTCAAAACATCTGTTCCTTCAATGGTAGTAATATTATCCGCAACATCTGATATTGCAATTGCTCTTGCTTTTATGAACATTGCCGGTATTGAGCTTACCCTTGGGACTGTTGCAGCATTGCTCATGATAATCGGTTATTCTGTAGACAGTGACATTCTGTTAAACACCAGGATTTTAAAGCGCAGAGGCAGTACAGATGAGAAAGTATCAAGGGCCATGGAAACCGGTCTTACCATGACCACCACAACCCTTGCCGCCCTGGTTGTAATGTATCTTGTATCCACATATCCCCATGTTGTGGTTTCATCACTTACTCCCATCAGCCTGCTCTCGGAAATATCCATAGTTCTGATATTTGGACTGGTAGCTGACATAATGAACACATGGATGCTGAATACAGGAATACTTCGATGGTATGTGGACAAACCTGGAAGGAGGCTTAAGGCATGAACTCAAAAGATGAAGAGCCTCCTGGACTGCTGAAAGATTTCCGTGTAAGAATATTTATAATTGTACTTCTGCTTGCAGTTATTGCAATACAGCCATGGTATTCTTCAGATGAAGGATTTACCTCAAACCTTCAGTATGGACTTGATCTGGAAGGCGGTTCATGGCTGCAGTTGAGACTTGCAGGTGGTGTGGCACAGCTTGATGCAGACCCTGGAGAACTGGTCAAAGAAATGATCGAATCCATTACAGGAGAAGATGTTACCATTGAAGAGGTGAGACCGGCTACGGGTACCAATGGTGAAACATACATCAGGTTCACCACTACCGCGGAGCTGATGCAGTTCGAGCTGGAAAGGCTTGGCATGAGTGATGTGTCCATCAGTCAGGATAACGGACTAACAGTTGTTGAAGTTACATCCACTACTGAAAGACTGATACTTTCCTATCTCTCAGAGACTCTGGATACCGAAGTTGTAACATTTACAGAACCCGATGGAACATACTATGAGATCAGATCCGAAATAACCCAGGAAGAGCTTGAGGAACTGATGAACAGGGTTGGAGGATCCATTGTCAGGGACGAGGACGGCAATCCGATATTCAGGGAAGGAGTTACAAGAGAAACCCGCGACCTGACCCAGAAGATACTCAGCGACAAGATGAATGCCATGGGCTTGAAGGATATTCCGGTCAGGACTGTTGGTGATGATTATATACTAATTGATTTTGCCGGTATAGACCTTGCAACCGCCCGTGAAATTACCGAACAGCCTGGCAGATTCGAAATGCGAATACAGGTTGATGAGCAGAGAACACGTCATGTGCTTTACGGGGATGATGTGGTCAGTGTAGGAATGCCTGCATTCCATGATGAACAGTGGCATACACCATTCAGGCTGAACGAAGAAGGAGCACGTAAGCTTCAGCAGGTTGCAATTGAGACAGGGGCTGTGGATAATCCTACAGCTCACCACCTTATAATGTACCTTGATGACGATGAGATCTACAGTGCCCCGCTAAGCTTCTCAGCTGCCCGAAGCCTTAAAGAAGCACCAATATATTCCTGGCAGGCATCAACCGGAGGAGACGAAGATAGCAGGGAGAGGGCAGAACAGCTCCAGATACACCTTCGTGCAGGTGCTCTTCCTGTCAATGTTGAGATCATAGGTGCAGGTCAGGTTGATGCAACCCTTGGTCAGCAGTTTAAGAGCCAGTCTCTTATTGTAGGACTTTTTGCGCTGTTTGCAGTTGCTTCTGCTGTGTTTATAAAATACAGAAGGAAGGAAATACTTGTACCCATGGTAGGAATATCCATTGCTGAAGTTGTGATGATACTTGGGTTTGCAGCTGCGATCGGCTGGCAGCTCGACCTTCCAAGCATAGCTGCAATTATTGCAGTGATAGGTACCGGAATTGATCACCTGATAATCATCACAGATGAGGTGCTGTACGAAGGTAAGCTACCGCCAACCAAGGTATACCTTGCAAGGATCACAAAGGCCTTTGCTATAATCATGGGAGCTGCTGCAACAACAACTGTGGCAATGGCGCCACTGGTAGTACTTGGGTTTGGAGCACTTCAGGGTTTTGCATTAACCACCATTGTAGGTGTAATGCTAGGTGTATTCATTGCCAGACCGGTCTACGGCAAGGTTATAAAGAAGGTTCTTGAAGACTCTGAAAAATCAGCAGCCAGCTAATTCGGAGCAGGTCTTAAATGGAAACAGGTAATGATATATGGACTGTTAAATATCGACCACGTTCCCTGGCAGATATTGCAGGAAATGAAAAAACGGTGGATCTTCTCAACCAGCTGGTAGAATCGAATAATCTGCCACACCTGGTTTTCCACGGTTCATCAGGTACGGGTAAATCATCAGCTGCCTTTGCTCTTGCACATGATCTCTATGGAACTGAATACGAACGAAATTTTACATACTTTAATGCTTCTGATTTTTTTGATATGGGTAAAAGATATATTGTCCGGGATAAAAGGTTCAGACGTATTATAGGTACCGATGATCCAAAAAAAGTGAGAGTTAGTGTCATTTCCATCTTCAAACAGGTTGTCAATGAATATGCAAGTATGAGTCCTATTGACCATGACTACAAGATCATTTTCATTGATAATGCAGAATCTCTGGATTCAAATTCACAGCATGCCCTTAGGAGAATCATGGAAAGGTATACATCGGCCACCCGATTCATTCTTGCTACAACCCAGCCTTCAAAATTGATATCACCTCTCAGATCGAGAGGACTGCAGCTATACTTTTCCCATGTACCTGAAAAGAAATTCATTGAACACATGGAAAACATTGCACTATCTGAAAACATGAAAGTTATGGATAGTGGACTGGAAGCACTTTTTTATCATTCTAAGGGGAATATAGAAAAAGGAATTATCACACTTCAGCTGGCATCTACATTCACTGATGGATCAGATATCAATCAGGAGCATATATACGAAGCAGTCCTAAACCAGGTACATGAAAACATAATTCCCCTATTTGAAGCAGCTATTTCAGGAAATGTTCAAGAAGCCAGGAAAATTATTGATACCTTACTTATTGACAGCGGGATGTCA
Above is a genomic segment from Methanosalsum zhilinae DSM 4017 containing:
- a CDS encoding preprotein translocase subunit SecD; amino-acid sequence: MNSKDEEPPGLLKDFRVRIFIIVLLLAVIAIQPWYSSDEGFTSNLQYGLDLEGGSWLQLRLAGGVAQLDADPGELVKEMIESITGEDVTIEEVRPATGTNGETYIRFTTTAELMQFELERLGMSDVSISQDNGLTVVEVTSTTERLILSYLSETLDTEVVTFTEPDGTYYEIRSEITQEELEELMNRVGGSIVRDEDGNPIFREGVTRETRDLTQKILSDKMNAMGLKDIPVRTVGDDYILIDFAGIDLATAREITEQPGRFEMRIQVDEQRTRHVLYGDDVVSVGMPAFHDEQWHTPFRLNEEGARKLQQVAIETGAVDNPTAHHLIMYLDDDEIYSAPLSFSAARSLKEAPIYSWQASTGGDEDSRERAEQLQIHLRAGALPVNVEIIGAGQVDATLGQQFKSQSLIVGLFALFAVASAVFIKYRRKEILVPMVGISIAEVVMILGFAAAIGWQLDLPSIAAIIAVIGTGIDHLIIITDEVLYEGKLPPTKVYLARITKAFAIIMGAAATTTVAMAPLVVLGFGALQGFALTTIVGVMLGVFIARPVYGKVIKKVLEDSEKSAAS
- a CDS encoding AAA family ATPase, whose product is METGNDIWTVKYRPRSLADIAGNEKTVDLLNQLVESNNLPHLVFHGSSGTGKSSAAFALAHDLYGTEYERNFTYFNASDFFDMGKRYIVRDKRFRRIIGTDDPKKVRVSVISIFKQVVNEYASMSPIDHDYKIIFIDNAESLDSNSQHALRRIMERYTSATRFILATTQPSKLISPLRSRGLQLYFSHVPEKKFIEHMENIALSENMKVMDSGLEALFYHSKGNIEKGIITLQLASTFTDGSDINQEHIYEAVLNQVHENIIPLFEAAISGNVQEARKIIDTLLIDSGMSGAEIIEHLYHTLIESNEQDRDIARMMTVIAITDYRMINAANDRIQLENMIANF
- a CDS encoding protein translocase subunit SecF — encoded protein: MEFSLYKYLDSFVKSKSNKEIIAIPLAVFVIAIIILSFTFATTGAPVELGMEFQGGTQITIETDETSQALEERYSEYPINSVRITGDRAILQFGPMDRETYESLEGEIRQAYTSIDIKLIGAVYGQDLQIQALQALIISFIGMAIIVFLIFKTSVPSMVVILSATSDIAIALAFMNIAGIELTLGTVAALLMIIGYSVDSDILLNTRILKRRGSTDEKVSRAMETGLTMTTTTLAALVVMYLVSTYPHVVVSSLTPISLLSEISIVLIFGLVADIMNTWMLNTGILRWYVDKPGRRLKA
- a CDS encoding deoxycytidylate deaminase; translation: MAERPGIDEYFLEIASVVAKRSTCLRNKVGAVVARDKRILSTGYNGAPSNMEHCLEIGCIRQQQNIESGTRHEKCRAVHAEQNAIIQAAIHGVSTAGATIYCTHQPCILCTKMIINANIKRVVYLADYPDSDSLTFFSDASVEVINYSEQPG